From the candidate division WOR-3 bacterium genome, one window contains:
- a CDS encoding GNAT family N-acetyltransferase, translated as MNNYELKILELKKGLKVSLFFGEKLIGEGFGEVEGNKGILYDVYVFKEYQRKGFGKILVKEVFKELIKRFKVKNFQIRMVMKGGQKDNLLENAGMGILAHKMGFLPQIDPYQFFSEGNIKNIEIIPERDIYPAGYQINLNAAPYISTAIVLDNVSQKPQSEKFYYRFISHKNFIEWALENRLILGNVNYYLKEDNKEKFYNFLEIKND; from the coding sequence ATGAATAATTACGAATTAAAAATTTTGGAATTAAAAAAAGGTTTAAAAGTTTCTTTGTTTTTTGGCGAGAAATTGATTGGCGAAGGTTTTGGTGAGGTGGAGGGGAATAAAGGAATTCTTTATGATGTTTATGTTTTTAAAGAGTATCAAAGAAAAGGTTTTGGGAAAATTTTGGTTAAAGAAGTTTTTAAAGAATTGATCAAAAGGTTTAAAGTGAAAAATTTTCAAATCCGAATGGTAATGAAAGGCGGACAAAAGGATAATCTTTTAGAAAACGCAGGAATGGGTATTTTGGCCCATAAAATGGGATTTTTACCCCAAATTGATCCTTACCAGTTTTTTTCCGAAGGAAATATCAAAAATATTGAAATAATCCCTGAAAGAGATATTTATCCAGCTGGTTATCAAATTAATCTTAATGCTGCTCCCTATATTTCAACTGCAATTGTTCTTGATAATGTTTCCCAAAAACCTCAGTCAGAAAAATTTTATTATCGTTTTATCTCTCACAAAAATTTCATTGAATGGGCTTTGGAAAACAGGTTGATTTTAGGTAATGTGAATTATTATCTAAAAGAAGATAATAAAGAAAAATTTTATAATTTTTTAGAAATAAAAAATGATTAG
- a CDS encoding tetratricopeptide repeat protein, with protein sequence MKNYLLFLEQEIEKRKKIAIEMLNKEKEGVILLNENEKRELKKIAEGEKFFSEDEKEKIEELLNFSYFSYQEFFKEPEFWEEKILAIEEIIGNASAFIYPLIIISSQNEQEVLEMGSEISKIYFLVKEKFNKKFSQINKEKEYRLNFLIALRDILLELRPQITEEFLDLKKAIVFYQLRKKIPFFHLLIIETYLLKMFNYLLSFIKREKDFLLAIKVDNKLIYWEVSYSSPLSYIPIDFGVTISFTQFFSYYVNFYSSKINNYSLAIRNLEFLRKVLERKNLFRNEYLLTLKNLALLYINKEDMVNAKKIAEILCDLIPYSYEGYLLLANILAKKGEYQKALELYNKILNFSFCEEEKRNILSQVYCNQGYIYLNLNKIVEAIESFKKALELKSDYFEAYFNLGNAYFQKRDFSQAEKSYQQALKLNKNYPLIYFQLGRLYTEWNKKEKAIQYYKKLINLQPNNYIGLYNLGLLYRDLGRKEEAAKYLEKAIRLNPNLGK encoded by the coding sequence ATGAAAAATTATCTTCTTTTTTTAGAACAAGAAATCGAAAAAAGAAAAAAAATAGCAATAGAAATGCTTAATAAAGAAAAGGAAGGGGTAATCTTATTAAACGAAAATGAAAAACGAGAGTTAAAAAAAATAGCTGAAGGAGAAAAATTTTTTTCCGAAGATGAAAAAGAAAAAATAGAAGAACTCTTAAATTTTTCTTATTTTTCTTACCAAGAATTTTTTAAAGAACCAGAATTTTGGGAAGAAAAGATTTTAGCTATTGAAGAGATAATTGGCAATGCTTCCGCTTTTATTTATCCTTTGATAATTATTTCTTCTCAGAATGAACAAGAGGTTTTAGAAATGGGTTCAGAAATTAGTAAGATTTATTTTTTAGTAAAAGAAAAATTTAATAAAAAATTTTCGCAAATAAACAAAGAAAAAGAATATCGCTTAAATTTTCTTATCGCGCTAAGGGATATTTTATTAGAATTACGACCCCAAATCACAGAGGAGTTTTTAGATCTTAAAAAGGCAATTGTTTTTTATCAATTACGAAAAAAAATACCTTTTTTTCATCTTCTGATTATTGAGACTTATCTTCTAAAAATGTTTAATTATTTATTAAGTTTTATTAAAAGAGAAAAAGATTTTCTTTTAGCGATAAAAGTGGATAATAAATTGATTTATTGGGAAGTTAGTTATTCCTCGCCGCTTTCCTATATTCCTATTGATTTTGGTGTTACAATTTCTTTTACCCAATTTTTTAGTTATTATGTTAATTTTTATTCCAGTAAGATAAATAATTATAGTTTAGCAATAAGAAATTTAGAATTTCTAAGAAAGGTTCTGGAAAGGAAGAATTTATTTCGAAATGAATATTTATTAACTCTGAAAAACCTTGCGTTGCTCTATATAAACAAAGAAGATATGGTAAATGCTAAAAAAATAGCCGAAATTTTATGCGATCTTATTCCTTATTCTTATGAAGGATATCTTTTATTAGCCAATATTCTGGCTAAAAAGGGTGAATACCAAAAGGCTTTAGAACTTTATAATAAAATTTTGAATTTTTCTTTCTGCGAAGAAGAAAAAAGAAATATTTTATCTCAGGTATATTGTAATCAAGGTTATATCTATTTAAATCTCAATAAAATAGTAGAGGCAATTGAAAGTTTTAAAAAGGCTTTGGAATTAAAATCAGATTATTTTGAAGCCTATTTTAATCTGGGAAATGCTTATTTTCAAAAAAGAGATTTTTCACAAGCAGAAAAGAGTTATCAGCAGGCATTAAAATTAAATAAAAATTACCCTCTTATTTATTTTCAATTAGGGAGACTTTATACTGAATGGAACAAAAAAGAAAAAGCGATTCAATATTACAAAAAATTGATAAATTTACAGCCAAATAATTATATCGGTTTGTACAATTTAGGTCTTTTGTATCGAGATTTAGGGAGAAAAGAAGAAGCAGCAAAATATTTAGAAAAAGCAATAAGATTAAATCCTAATTTAGGAAAATGA
- the purN gene encoding phosphoribosylglycinamide formyltransferase produces MKIAVLVSGRGTNLQAIIDACENGFIPGKVVCVISNVENAYALERAKRHNIPNFVISHKKKERIEFEKEIIEKLEEFKPDLICLAGFMRVLTSYFINHYRNRIMNIHPALLPAFKGLYGEKVHQAVIESGAKFSGCTVHFVDEDVDGGPIIIQRIVPVEDEDTPETLAERVLKEEHIAYPMAIRLFAEGRLKIEGKRVKILR; encoded by the coding sequence ATTAAGATCGCTGTTTTGGTTTCCGGTCGAGGAACGAATTTACAGGCGATTATTGATGCCTGCGAAAATGGTTTTATTCCAGGAAAGGTTGTTTGTGTAATTAGTAATGTGGAAAATGCTTATGCTTTGGAAAGAGCCAAAAGGCATAATATTCCTAATTTTGTAATTTCTCATAAAAAGAAAGAGCGAATAGAATTTGAAAAAGAAATAATTGAAAAATTAGAGGAATTTAAACCTGATTTAATTTGTTTGGCGGGATTTATGAGGGTTTTAACTTCTTATTTTATTAATCATTATCGAAATCGGATTATGAATATTCATCCGGCTTTGTTACCGGCATTTAAAGGTTTATACGGCGAAAAGGTTCATCAAGCAGTAATTGAAAGTGGAGCAAAATTTTCTGGCTGTACCGTCCATTTTGTTGATGAGGATGTTGATGGTGGACCAATTATCATTCAAAGAATAGTGCCGGTGGAAGATGAAGATACTCCGGAAACATTAGCTGAAAGGGTTTTAAAAGAAGAACATATTGCCTATCCAATGGCAATTAGACTTTTTGCCGAAGGTAGACTAAAAATTGAAGGCAAAAGAGTCAAAATTCTTCGGTAA
- a CDS encoding nucleoside deaminase: protein MKFNDISFMEEAIKEAELALKENEVPVGAVIVYKNKIIGRGHNQMERLKDPTAHAEILAISSACNYLKDWRLKDATIYITCEPCLMCMGAILLARIKKVVYGTKEENFGFFSNYPRIYYAIKEKIEIIDGIKEEETRDLLKKFFRKKRK, encoded by the coding sequence ATGAAATTTAATGATATTTCTTTTATGGAGGAAGCAATAAAAGAAGCGGAACTTGCTTTAAAAGAAAACGAAGTACCTGTAGGGGCAGTAATCGTTTATAAAAATAAAATCATTGGCCGTGGTCATAATCAAATGGAAAGATTGAAAGATCCCACTGCCCATGCGGAAATACTAGCTATCTCTTCTGCTTGTAATTATTTAAAAGATTGGCGATTAAAAGATGCCACAATTTATATTACCTGCGAACCTTGCTTAATGTGTATGGGAGCAATTTTATTGGCGCGAATTAAAAAAGTTGTTTATGGAACCAAAGAAGAAAATTTTGGATTCTTTTCTAACTATCCACGAATTTATTATGCTATCAAAGAAAAAATTGAAATAATTGACGGAATAAAAGAAGAAGAAACACGAGATTTGTTAAAAAAGTTTTTTAGAAAAAAAAGAAAGTAA
- a CDS encoding immune inhibitor A domain-containing protein — MRVLAIRVEFLEDDDTLTTGNGKMDLMGFLTEEDGLYYDPPHTKKYFENLLLGLRNYFWHNSLGKLHIEFKVMPEGVLEAYQLPHPMKYYGDTMWKWPNYDFRGVEMGLCRLMEDAFTIADQDTNINFSDYDYFIIFHAGSCAQTDIKGNSPFDLWAATINSEALEYYLGKPYIEVENGNKRIDIACILPEMTRQDTLLPNGKINYGGMMGMLGLLTHEFVHLLGGYDLYDVTGYSMGVGGWSLMGYGGWLGSYDCPPGTVPAYLDPFHKILFGFVEPKIINFSSDSLVCFTMAMDSLLFSEKDTLPFVYKIPISQDEYFLIENRQTDVRKKDTIVVKRENGVVIGVEDGEYDFFLPGSGILIWHIDEKIIREYGPYNAININPFHKGVDLVEGDGIQDFDRFIYQDYYELIGSKYDPFFKGGFLDSLTENTNPHSDGYYGKTYYRFYIHSQPDTIMYFTFQNKLLRKKLIKSFSEPLLSPLAIDLNSDGVKEILIPCSTGTIYAYEPDGNPYLGYEILCQLPLEITTDLSIGDVTGDSLLEIVIVSHERVVIVDAFGNVLFDLVLNGEIKSEVLLYDIDNDNKKEMIVGTEKGYLYIINGEGRIRENFPVKLGGKIKLTPAICDSQMVVLTDDNRLYLLSFDGRIRNGFPISLSYSPFSSPSSPIVFDFDDDGNQEILLLVPNNLNYKLMIISPEGNIKYSSKEIMEYPSFSSLAIGDVNDDGNYDIIVFSKNKIFAFNYNLTLINNFPIVFDSTYLKEIILNGYLFYEEMPFYFYTSPVIGDFDGDEICDIFAGLPDFGLSINKKQKLFTTSGIKTIPFITDLDNDSFAELLITTEDNYLYVYNTFGRENNIFWQTKLATPERDGRILKKLERKIISDKSLIGDLYIYPNPITINDQKGYLRFSLTQEIKEAKIEIYDFSFKKVFEDKITNLKRLDNEYEIDIRKFKTGVYLLKLEINSQNNKEVKYYKFGIVK, encoded by the coding sequence ATTAGAGTATTAGCAATTCGTGTAGAATTTCTCGAAGATGACGATACTTTAACAACTGGTAATGGAAAAATGGATTTAATGGGTTTTTTAACCGAAGAAGATGGACTTTATTATGATCCTCCTCACACCAAAAAATATTTTGAAAATCTTTTATTGGGTCTAAGAAATTATTTCTGGCACAACTCTTTGGGAAAACTTCATATTGAATTTAAGGTAATGCCAGAAGGAGTATTAGAGGCTTATCAGTTACCGCACCCGATGAAATATTATGGCGATACTATGTGGAAGTGGCCTAATTATGATTTTCGGGGAGTTGAAATGGGATTATGTCGACTAATGGAAGATGCTTTTACAATTGCTGATCAAGATACTAACATTAATTTCAGTGATTATGATTATTTCATAATTTTCCACGCCGGTTCCTGTGCCCAAACCGACATAAAAGGAAATTCACCTTTTGATTTATGGGCGGCAACAATTAATAGTGAAGCATTAGAATATTATTTAGGAAAACCTTATATTGAAGTAGAGAATGGGAATAAAAGAATTGATATCGCCTGTATTCTACCAGAAATGACGAGGCAAGATACTTTATTACCTAACGGAAAAATAAACTACGGTGGAATGATGGGAATGCTCGGACTTCTTACTCATGAATTCGTTCATCTTTTAGGTGGTTATGATTTGTACGATGTAACTGGTTATTCTATGGGAGTCGGCGGCTGGAGTTTGATGGGCTATGGAGGTTGGCTTGGTAGTTATGACTGTCCACCAGGAACTGTCCCTGCTTATCTTGACCCATTTCACAAAATTTTATTTGGATTTGTAGAACCAAAAATTATTAATTTCTCATCAGATAGTTTAGTCTGTTTTACTATGGCTATGGATTCTTTATTGTTTTCAGAAAAAGATACGCTACCTTTCGTATACAAAATCCCAATTTCTCAAGATGAATATTTTCTTATTGAAAATCGCCAAACCGATGTCCGTAAAAAAGATACAATTGTTGTTAAAAGAGAAAATGGAGTAGTTATTGGCGTAGAAGATGGAGAATACGATTTCTTTTTGCCCGGAAGTGGTATCTTAATTTGGCATATCGACGAAAAGATTATTAGAGAATATGGACCTTATAATGCGATAAATATCAATCCTTTCCATAAAGGTGTTGATTTAGTAGAAGGAGATGGAATTCAAGATTTTGATAGATTTATTTATCAAGATTATTATGAATTGATTGGTTCTAAATACGATCCCTTTTTTAAAGGTGGCTTTTTAGATAGTTTAACAGAAAATACCAATCCTCATAGTGATGGTTATTACGGAAAAACATATTATCGATTTTATATTCATTCTCAACCAGATACAATTATGTATTTTACTTTCCAAAATAAATTACTCAGAAAAAAATTGATAAAGAGTTTCTCAGAACCTTTATTATCACCTTTAGCAATAGATTTAAATTCTGATGGAGTGAAAGAAATCTTAATTCCTTGTTCCACTGGAACAATTTACGCTTACGAACCAGATGGTAATCCTTATTTAGGTTATGAAATCCTTTGCCAGTTGCCATTAGAAATAACGACCGATTTATCTATTGGTGATGTTACCGGTGATAGTTTATTAGAGATTGTAATTGTTTCTCACGAACGCGTAGTTATTGTTGATGCTTTTGGAAATGTTCTTTTTGATCTCGTTTTAAACGGAGAGATAAAAAGTGAGGTATTACTTTATGATATTGATAACGATAATAAAAAAGAGATGATTGTTGGAACTGAAAAAGGCTATCTATATATAATTAATGGTGAAGGAAGAATAAGAGAAAACTTTCCGGTAAAACTTGGCGGAAAAATAAAATTAACACCAGCTATTTGTGATTCTCAGATGGTTGTGCTTACTGATGATAACCGATTATATTTATTATCTTTTGATGGCAGAATAAGAAATGGTTTTCCTATTTCTCTCTCCTATTCTCCTTTTTCTTCTCCCTCTTCACCAATTGTTTTTGATTTTGACGATGATGGAAACCAAGAAATTCTTTTGTTAGTTCCGAACAATCTAAATTATAAATTGATGATTATCTCTCCCGAAGGAAATATCAAGTATTCTTCAAAAGAGATTATGGAATATCCCTCTTTTTCTTCCTTAGCAATTGGTGACGTGAATGATGACGGTAATTATGATATAATTGTTTTTAGCAAAAATAAAATATTTGCCTTTAATTATAATCTTACTTTAATTAACAACTTTCCAATTGTCTTTGATTCTACTTACCTAAAAGAAATTATTTTAAACGGTTATCTTTTCTACGAAGAAATGCCTTTTTATTTCTATACTTCACCAGTTATTGGTGATTTTGACGGTGATGAAATTTGTGATATCTTTGCTGGACTCCCCGATTTTGGTCTTTCTATTAATAAAAAACAAAAATTATTTACTACCAGCGGAATAAAAACTATTCCGTTTATTACCGATCTGGATAATGATTCTTTTGCGGAATTACTTATAACTACCGAAGATAATTATTTATATGTCTATAATACCTTTGGCAGAGAGAATAACATATTTTGGCAGACAAAATTAGCAACCCCTGAAAGGGATGGCAGGATTCTAAAGAAATTAGAAAGAAAAATTATTTCTGACAAATCACTTATCGGTGATCTTTATATCTACCCCAACCCAATTACCATAAATGACCAAAAGGGATATTTAAGATTCTCTCTTACCCAAGAAATAAAAGAAGCAAAGATTGAAATTTATGATTTTTCTTTTAAAAAAGTATTTGAAGATAAGATAACTAATCTAAAAAGGTTAGATAATGAATACGAAATTGATATAAGAAAGTTTAAAACTGGCGTTTATCTTCTAAAACTGGAAATCAACTCTCAAAATAATAAAGAGGTAAAATATTATAAGTTTGGTATTGTGAAATGA